The following nucleotide sequence is from Pararge aegeria chromosome 13, ilParAegt1.1, whole genome shotgun sequence.
ttttagtttgggtatacccctttaaaggggggagtcccacataaacTCCGTCCTGctcaagggtcggaggtagcaaaaaagcttttccaccgagcaaaaaaaaaaggaaggaaCGGCTATAACTAATCGTTAAACCCACATCCCTAATCGGTGTCCATGGGACGTTGTATCTGGAAGCTGTATCACTTTACGGCACGAATATGtacttgaaattatttatttgcaaaattgaACTTAGATTTGAATTACACTATAGAAATTGTGtactaaacagaaaaaaaaggtttctttatttaatttactgcaTAGTTAACTGTATCGCTTTGTTAAAATGCTCTTAAATTGGTTGTAATTGTACAATTCCAAAACATAACATTAACactacataacataacataacatcgCGATTCCCGTTAATCGAAGCAATCCGTTCGTAGGaataacttcaataaaattgTTCTTGTTAGACTATTCTAATCGTAAAAAGATAATGTTTTGATTGTACCTTGGCAAGTTATAAGTGTTTTGTATAAGACATTTTCCCACAGATTCCATTGAGAGGTATAAGTGGGTGGTGTGGTATACTGTGTATTGTCGTTTTTCTGTTTCCTAAGATCACATTTTATTAATGCTTAACTATTGTATTCTCGGTCTAACCTATAACCAAGTCTCTGCTTATAAATATAAGCATATTAGTACCCACCGATGTACAcagcgtgtaaccgaattacaaaataatattgaaggatgcatttatattatttatatttcataaggaacaccctgtagaaatatcaaataaaagaagcatatttatttttccatataaacgaattcaaaacactaacaatgtgtttacttatgacaaccctattgaagataaaagaccgacacacgcattgTACCAAAAAAAACCGCATCGACTTATTTTAGCAGTGAACGCCTCAGCGTTGCCTCGATTTCGGCAAACATtttatcgttattttttttaaataaaaaagctggtTAATTGAGTGGACCGAATGTCTtaataaaagtcaatgtaaataccggaaaaataataattactacaaaaaaaacagattcTAAGGACGCTTATAGCGAGAACATAGTGTTAGCCAAAGTTATCAGTAAATTGACCAGCCAGTAACCATTGATCCattcctttatttaatttaccggTTTTTATTGACCGAGGCACTTGACCGGTTTTTCTATGAAAAGGTGCTAGCTTTAGCCCGCTTTCGTGAAATGGTTATATGAGTGAATAATATcgtattacaatttaaattgtatCATGTTAATCAATGGGCGTCTACTACTAGACAAAGGTCTTTTCTAGGGTTTTCTAAATGCATTGGTCTTGTGCCACCTCGGTCCATCGGATTtcgttaattacattttataattagttaaaattattttgattatgtaGAAACGAATACACAAGTTTATGATTTAGAGTTACGTAGGACCAATGCTTTATAAGATACACTACGTTTATctgaatacataattttattaatagtattctCACTTTGTAGGTATCTTCACCTTAGCGATTCTCTTTCGCATCAATACCCAAAACCATGTTTTTTCCTCAGGCGAATTGTCGTTGCGCTGTACATTAAGAACggtattttatttatccatCTATATTAAAAGAATATGCACAGCATTATATTCAGTAACCCTGAGTATCCCATACACCATACGAAGAGAGTACAGCTGTACTGTACAAGccgtaaataattattgtctttcATGTTAGGTGAAGTGTGCCCGAACACTTcgtaactattccgacgttgtgccacgtttatttataactacCGAACCGTCTCGTCTTCGCACGGGTGCATTGTAGATATTACTGTGGGGGCATAAGTTTATATATCTCATAAGGTTAAGACAGCTTTTGAAATGTGAGCCcatgaaaatatgtttattacgACATCGCATTACaaatctttgtatttctttgctTTCCTCTGTTATAATATGCACGTCTACTACATATAAAACGTATGGATGAACTATACGGTTTATATGTAGTAGACTTGAATCACTCTACTATTTCCAAAAACAACCGTTCCGTAGTTTAAAAACTCTAAGCATCCAAAAATTGGAGCGCATTAATTATATAAGGAAGATAAAATAGATGCCCTAAAATGTTGTGCCACCGTTCCGTAGTTTAAAAACTCTAAGCATCCAAAAATTGGAGCGCATTAATTATATAAGGAAGATAAAATAGATGCCCTAAAATGTTGTGCCCGGTGATTAATAGTTTTAGAGAAATCATTGCACAACACATTGTCAttgcgtatttttttatcacaactttgtgataaaaaaaatacgcaatgaCAACCTTAAAAGAGGAGTAACAATGCGCTATGCGtgcctatattttttaatacgaaGTATTTAGCTTTGTTTCTAGTTTCAACTAGGTACTGTTAAACTGCTCCTTTTAATTTGTGGACTTTTTCAACAAGACTTAATAGGCAAagaattttttattgcattctTACTCCTACAGGAATTGTAGAACCAATTatggtttattatattatattaggggtattatttttatcattttagtgCAGAACCTTGAACATTTGTTACTAGTGCTTctgtataattaatttaaggtgGGATTGGGTTGGCTCGCACTCTCCCAACCTCCATACGATGTTGAATTCACCGGTTGTCGCCGATCACCGAGGTTAAGCAACATCCGGCTCTGTCAGTACCTAGATGTGTGcgaaatagttcccgtggtacaGCCGCCAGGCAActggttggaacaccgtggggttttagttggtacgagtccgacataatccCCGTGCCTTCCCATTacgcggtggtatccatgacgatttccccacgagaaaaaaaaaaagggtcggATCGCATTCAATATATTCAGGGGTACTAACGAGTTGGAAGGGGCCTAACATAGATAAGGTGAGGGCAATCAATGTATAAAAGGCGACAAATTTGGCGAATTATTCACTTCGCAGTTGtttgttcattgtaaaggcaACACGTCCCGCGGACGCTCCGGTGTCGGAAGAAACGAGCCTAGAGAATAATTtttttggtgtagagtataaagattgacgaaattttaaattgcaccgttcagattctcctgcttttcgttgAGTAGGTAAACCAAATtaagctatactccgcgaaaattcCTTAGCAGAATTTGACGATATCAAGaaattccgtaaagtaacgcctgctcctatgtaaagtttaaaattggtcCTACTGCCAGCCTATGTTACGGCAATGATTAAGTTTTACATCCATTTTCCCAAACGACTTTCCAAAACAATTTAACTTCAGTTAGGTATAATTTGAATAAGTaattagtaagtaagtaaataaatagtaaaaagtttCAACAAGGTTTTAGCAACTTTTCCGTAGCGGTCCTAAATTGTTTCTTCGATTGTTTAGTGCTCGCACGCAAGCAAAAGCTAAGAAtgttcacaaaatatttttaataaaaacgtcGCGAATAATGTAAGCACTCCAAAGTTTTGAATAAATCACGACTGCCTGTGAAAATAGTGAAATACAGGTATCACAggtattagaggtaaaataaatttatgatataTGAATATGGCGACGTGAAAAAATGAACTTGGAGTCACGCTCGAGTAAGACGCACCGCGGTCGAatgcatttaattaaaactgtaGGCCACCGCTGATTGTTTGACATTATTGATTTAACAAATTGTACCGGCGAATCTCATTTGCATCTTGATTTCATTATTGCAAGCCAATGCAAACATACTTGCGACCAACAAAATTGTATACACAATGTATAAACATGCGAATATAAACTTTGTGGCGTTGCGATAAGATTTGTTTTGGACTATGCTAGATTTGCCCTCGGTATGTATGGTGGATTAATTCCTAGCTAatgtagtgtatttattaaatcgGTCATGGCCCACCATTAGTCGatacgtgtttaattttttatcaggaAGCGAATAGAAACTAGGACACAAGTAATCGACTCCACATCAATTTACCGTGTTAGTTATACGATATTATTGTATGCGTTAAATGTCcgatagttattttaattaaacccccgcgacttcgcccgcgtacAGTAATTGTCCAGTATAGTTCCTATAGAAATTCTAAATGTACAGTAGTTTTAAACGTTTTTAGTTGCAGATGTTAAAGATTTGTTCTCGTTTTGGCCTTATTTagttgttaatataataaaaaaagtctgTCACGAGTACAATATGTTCcgtttaaaatacaaataaactttcatctcCTATTTAGATATAGCCTTCCGCAAGAATTTGGCTatcgattgaaaaaaaaagatttttctaaTCTGACGGTTAGATAGACGcgcttaaacaaaaacaaactcttaTCTCTACTATAAGCTTTATAAGTCGTATAGATTTAAGTCTGTCAGGCTTCGTTCTTCATTTGCTACTGCCAATTTTCTGAAAATATCCTTAATTTTATAACCGACTTTTACAGGAAGGAGGAAGTTGACATTCAAAAGATTTTCTTTGTTCAATATTCAAATTGTGACATTTAAGACGCATCAACATATAACGTACTTACACAATAcactaagtcaaagtcaaacgacagatataatgaaaataaaaaaaagacacccGATTTGAACTACATACAACgtataaattaaaaccgaaataatatttcagtggcattagagatacattatttactgtctctgagacttttctgtgaaaccgaaaccattgccatagttttacttCAGGAAATCTACAGCTCTAACGTGACATGCAAAagaaaaatcaagtgactcctgtcactttattaggtacgcgtcgcgtagcgtaggtactatgcacgtatcgtggcttttattttcaatagggttgtcataagaacACAGTATGTTTTgatttagtttgtatggaaaaataaatatgcttcttttcatttaatatttctacagggcgattccttatggaatatacttatgcacccttcaacagtatttcgtaattccgttacacgttgtatatttttttttgtgtagccTCGATCACCATCTACCCAACACCCTCTTATTGAGAATATTCTATTGAGCTCAACCACCCTATATCTGTCTTAAGTAGCTGTGAGATTTAGGATCACCTGAACACCATTATATGTAAAAAATGGAGATCACCATAAGTTCTCATGTGGCTCAACAGTCAGTTCGATAGGTCAATGAATTATTGAGTCACATTTAACTTAATgtccattttaaattttctttttgttaaccTGCATATTTCTATCTCATTATagtacaatttaaatttacttaatttgctatagtccgcgaaaaccAGACAAATTTGCACCGTGAATTATAGCGGTATccaagcacgtttcgctccgacaatGGAGCATTTGGTGTCATGTTTGGATGATCTGTGTGGTCTGCGTTTATTAgtatttgaagaaattataatttcaccGTTCAGATGTACCCGTTTCTCGGGTATTATagcttaattcaaaattcatttatttaaagttattattttaacgcctagtatgtatgtttgtagtgactaccaccggttcgaaaagcaaattctaccgagaagagctggcaagaaactcagtcgttgctcttttccaacatcaacatttacaatcatttttctatcttgcggaagCGAAGCtagctgcttccaatctactcataacacaagctacacttactttggggctagatggcgatgtgtgtcgtcGTAttctatatagtatatattctaccttgtcattaagaaattcatgaaATGTATAGTAACGTCGTAATGTTCATAGTATAACTGAGATTCCGCCAGGCAACACCTGCTTTCACCTAAGCTTGTCTTAGTATAGTTTTTGTCTCCAGCTCCACCTGACGAGGATCGCGAGGACGACTTTCGAGCGCCGCTGTACCGCAGCGTAGAAATCAATGGCATAACGGTGCGCATGAAGTGGTGCGTCACGTGCAAGTTCTACCGCCCGCCGCGCTGTAGCCACTGCTCCGTGTGCAACCACTGTATAGAAGTAAGtgtatttttgaagttttacttcttttgccgcgttagggaaaaatggtgagagtaaatttttacgatgcgcgccgtcacaaaaaaccgacacaatgaagttagctatagtcaaaattttagttttcctacaaaaggtttgacagttgacttttaatcattcaaacaataccttttttctattgtaagtttagttttttttttaataaactttatttaacaagataatgcgttataataaaactttcaatgtattatataccttttttctattttttaatgtagttttttttacaaacgtagaatacaattattgaaaagatttttatcttgttatgccaaaagtataacttctaactcgtctacataagtacaaacacgttttttttaataagttaataGGACCCATTGTGGTACCTCTACCCATCTCTTATAATTATACACTGGTTTTTGGAGTGTCGACGTACTGTATCATATTTTATCCTTTTATTGAGTGTACAGTACGAtgttaatacaatttttaaacttttactaCATTTTCCAAATTATACTTATTGTCACATTTTAGACGGGTCGTCATATAACGTACATCTATTGGTGGTTTTATTTTGCACACCGTACTATACACTAAAGTCAAACTAAAGatatagttacaaaaaataccgctaacttgatttttttcttatgtGGGGCCTCCCGTTCGATAGGTCAATGAATTATTGAGCctccacccagtggcgtgcacaagagggtatgcacagggtatccagtacgagttataaatatttaagggtcggctttttaactcttacaatgtatatccttaagttttttataactcatactggagataccctctatgcacgcctctgCCTCCATCACTCCATGGGTCCACCCAACACCCTCttattgaaaatattgtagTGAGCTCTGTGGAGTACCTCTATCCATCTCCTACGACTGTTGACTATGTGTTAACAGAGTGATCAAGACTTCCTCTCCTAACAGCCTAAAActgtctactgctggactaaagctCTGATCGgggtagatagtagtagtagcacagaggacgctgctgcgtGTTCTTCCATTTAAATCCCTTAGCGCCTCGTACAACAGTATTCTCATCTGCCACCACCGCACAGCGCGATGTATATCAGATTTACTCGAtggaacttatttttttttgttatcgtttattaaacttaaaatttcacatttGTACGTTAAATTAGTCTAATTTCAAATAGTTACGTCGCTAAACTCGAGTAATAAAAGAATGGGGAAAGATGTTACAGCGTATGTTAGACGAATCTGAAAGTAATAAGATGCAAAACGTCTATGGCTCCTGATTCAAAAGCAGTACTTATCATGTTTACCTATACTGTTAAATTTTGGTAAAACTGATGATACAAAGAGAATGTTCTTGGTACGTAAACTGAGTGAGAACAAGAAAACGGGATACTTATGTAACGgtgagtttaataaataatgttactgTTTTTACAGACGTTTGATCACCACTGTCCGTGGGTGAACAACTGCATCGGGCGGCGGAACTAcaggttcttcttcttcttcctcatATCGCTGTCCATACACATGCTGAGCATATTTGGTCTCAGCCTCTACTACATCATGAACAACAATAAAACGCTCACGCAAGTGGAGCCTATTGTGTCGTATCCTTTACAACAATTTAATTCTCAGATCTTAATAGATGTAGTAGTACTTAAAACAtcgttaataattataaaagtatttatatttattaaataactggtcacatccggctcgaaggaccaggTCACGCTACCTAGTGTTCACTGTACAGATTGAATAGAGGTAACAGAGAACCACGAAAAAGGCAAATGTTTTACTTCTGTCTatgacttatttattttctcaaaatttaaacaaagaaataaatatcccCGAAAATGTCCGTTgttctatttttgaaataagATATTCGTGAAAACATAGCAAACTCACGAAAAAAAGTCTTCAAAATACTATTCGCGTACATTGTCTTATAGTCTGAGAACAAAAAAAtgggatcatcatcatcatatcaccccaTTGCGGGCTCACCATAAGCCACGAGTCTTCTTTCActataagaaggggttaaggccgtagttcaccacgctggcccagtgcggtggacgcatgcaattttccttctccgttgaagcaaggcatattttaattgtttaaaacgcacataaattcaAAAAGTAAGAATGCTGGGATTTAAACTCgaaaagtgaaatcgaagttctacccacttgGCTCTCATCCCTTTTGGAGaactagttttatataaactagatgtatattaggtacatatttCGTTGGTAACGTTTAATACTATCAAGTCTTATCCTGAACTGGTACTAAACAGAATGGTGATAATGGGTATAATCGCACTCCTGGCGATACCGATATTCGGTCTGACGGGCTTCCACATGGTGCTGGTGTCGCGGGGGCGCACCACCAACGAGCAGGTGACGGGCAAGTTCACCGGCGGGTACAACCCCTTCTCAAAGGGTTGCTGGTCCAACTGCTGCTACACGCAATTCGGGCCGCAGTATCCTAGGTGAGAatgcatttttatcttttctttctttcagcTTTACAGCGTCAGCTTAGTCAAGAGTAATTTATCCCCTGAAGTAAAGCACTAGGATCGAAGGGTTTTACGAATAAACGTGGTATAACTTATGATGCATTGTCGCTTAATGAGTAGTATGGTAGGTACGTATTTAGACCTGCTGGCGCGGCggcaaattttgaattttgaattttgaatttatagaaAACTCGCAAGCATGCAGTTTTTCTTCACCTTTAAAACAAACGatattaatttgcttaaaacataactcttagaactcttaaaatgttttctttcacgtTTTCTATTTCAACTCTTGTTAAACGCGATTCCTACCTTTTGTAGCTAGATTATCTAGATTTTTGGTGGAAGTGATTTCGATTTGATCGTTTCTAGAATGTATAAGTAACAGTAGAAGTactgattatttttaagtttgcaGGACGATTGAAATTATAAGGAACCTAAAAGCCCATATCATATATTCTTGTTTCTTCTTTCTTCGTTTATTCAATGTGAAAGGAAGAATTTGAAGTTTATTAGTTAAACGCCTCGTTAATTatgttgagtttcttgtcggcttttGTCAATGCATGAGTCTATATTACAAATGACAGTTATAATGGTGTGTTTGCTTCAGCTTCAGTTTACGAACATTATGCTCCCTGTAAAAAAGGAGCGGGAAGCCTTAAGGGGCGATTGATCCATATCTCTCTGTAGCCAATAAGTCCAAACATTTCCAATTCATATCTCAGGTTAAACATTTTGGACCTACCGAAAATTGAACCATCCGTAATTTTGGGTGAAATGTCAATTAAACTTTTTGCGCCTCGATGTACGTCTATGTTTAGTTCTGTTAATTCATGATTTGTGTATAACTAAATTAGTACcagtttctttaaataaatatgtgcgagatattaaattttcaattttattaataggtTAAAAAATCGACGCATTGCAAATGGCGTCCAATGACGAGAAGCGACAggaaacttatttttcttcCTTCCTCAGTGAGTTTCACAAAGTTTAGAACTCGTAGTTCGTATAACTTTGTTGCTTTAGTTAACACTTCACCCGACAACATGGCATATGTatgttgctttattattttcatatcttGTTCCTTTAACAGTGTGTATAGTAGTTTGGAGGGAATGTTTTGCTACGCATTCAATACTTTTAGATCCCCGACTAaactaacataatttaatacattatattataatatgatctttttgatttttttgcgCTTTTCGCATCGCATAGCGTGCGTAAAAACAGTTATATTACcagtttattatgtttattaggtaaacctaatagtttgaccaaaaaattacatacaattGGTTCAATACGCCGATAGAAGGTTttgtcaaacaaataaactttgtaTTGTAACTTTCTAATCCTCATAATTATCCTCAATAAGATTTTAATGTGTGCCAATTcttttgtacataaatctcttaaCTGAACTAAAttggtatatttataaatagcgcTATCCCTTTTCAGGGCATAACATTGCCCACAAATCGTCTGGCATACGGCACTCAGGTTCTGCCTTATCCAATTTAAGTAAAGCTTGGGTAGACATGGTTGTTCCTTTGCAGAAtttcatgaaataaattatacattaaacttaatttgctttgATCGGTAAAAAACACCAAAATCTATACgaacaaaatttataatttctacaatcgtATACTCCACCTCAAACAGATCTTTGACAATGTACTCTCTATACACGTTTCGtactatattggatagaagcaggcgttactttgcggaaatccatgatatattatcaaaattaagcaaaacttaacaattattcattgtaaagtcaacatctcctgatgatgctccggtttcggagcgaaacgtgcgtagagggtatattgccgaagatctgtttggtgtggggtataaggattgaagaaattataaattacaccacacagattctcctgcttttcgcgtagtatagcaaattaagcttaattttgataacgtTTCGTACTTCCAAACCAAAGCATCCTCCGGAGATatggactttacaatgaacatcACTTAGCAGATCTTGAGTacaaagattgaaaaaataacaaatagcaCCGTAAAgattttcgcggattatagcaaatacAGCTTAACGTTCATTGTACTAAGCAAATCTGGCAAACAagttaaaagtagcctacgttactctatgtccttttaactaattttataccaaaaatcaagttcattggttacttatttatggtgtgaaggaaggacagacATACAAACACTTCCATTCGTAATATTAGTaagtcatttataatattagtaaggttgTAACGTAAATTTTCCAGCCTGGTCCGACCGTCCAAATACATATATAAGGGCGGGAAAAAACGACGCGACGGCGGCGTCGGAAACGCGGCCATTTCCACCATCGCCGCCGACCACCACGCGCAGGTAAAGACGTACACTGCGGACAACGGCACCGCGCACCGCCCGCTCGGCGCGCACGCACACTACAACAAGGTGAGAGCCAGACCAGCACCGCTCGCAGTGTGTTGTGTGTCTGTAGTTGTGTCTATAGATTTAGAAATGTTAGATGTGTGTGTTAGGTCTAGCTCAGTTCAGTGTATTCGATCAATACTGTCGCCAATGCTATCCTTACCCAGGGAACTGTCATGAAGTCTAGCTTAGAGATTTTATGTTCATCAGAATCAGCACTTCAAATTGGTAATCTATTTCGATAGCCAAGAACTAATTTCGATATGTCGCAGTGAGGTTAAATGATGTCccaaaaagttatattatttacataatacaaataatatccTATTTTAAGTAAGAACGGACTTATTATATTCGTCTGCTTACAATTTCTAATGAGTAAAATACCGGCCGCTGCCCTACTCTCAAGTAACGGAGCGTGATGTTGAATGgtattgcttaaaaaaatgGGCTATAAAGAACaaacgttttagatttttttagctAGCGAAAGGAAACACtgtctttaaaattttgttctAATCATTTGCgtcttatgaatgaatgaattctcttttattgtacaccaaagaaaaaagtatttacagaaatataaacatagagcaagagagaacaatttggtggccttatcgctgcatagcgatttcttccaggcaaccagtAAATGCAGGCAGATGCAGTAAAAACGTTCtgcgaattgggcaactgtaatgtcctTCATGGAGTGTGTttgctaaataaatagtttatcaaATAAGCATAAGAAATACGGATACTCATTCTGCAAGATTCTATGTGGGTATCTTTTAAAGTATTGATCGAAGAtgcgttaaaattaaaaaatgcctTAAAATGTTTCgttataaagattaattttcatgagACCTTGGAAAAACGCCTAACGTTTTAAAAGCGCTCAATTGGTATTTAACGCTTTGGGGATGAATACAGACTGATGTTATTGAATTGGGGGATGAATAAAGGCATTTCTTATGGAAGATGGAATAGCGCTTTTGTTTAACGCCTATCTTATTTAGCCATCAGttagtaataatttttattttgtattgctaAAGTGTTatgctattttaataaaagggACGGTTTTAAAGCAATACGTCATTAGTGTTAAGTAGACTAATAAAAGCTCTTTTCAttgcgaggagacccgtaccctgtggtacgtagtgggccggtactgaGTTTTAAAGTTAATGTAGGCACTTAGAATCATTTCCTATTTCCAATAGAAAATGATCCTAATTGGGTAAGGTATATTTGCACTTTTACTTCTGGTTGTAAAAACGGTTACTTCTAAATTAAAGAGTGAAAATATCAAATGATTGATCTTCTTTTAAGCAAATAGGGATTTGAACTCTAAATTTTTTGTGGGGTTCTGAATTTGTACtacgtaaattataaaatttacttctCCTTCTAGCCTCCAAAACAATTTATGAATGGTGTTAATTCTAGCCTTATTTTCGCTCCAGAGCATAATAAtagattattataatagtagCTTCTCAACATAACAGACTAGCAAAGCGTATTGCcagtaaccaaaaaaaaaatttcaagagACAGACGGAGACAGATGTCAGTGGCCAAttggaaaataaaattcaagaGACAGACGGAGATAGACGTCAGTAGCCAATtgggaaaaaaaaatccacagaCGGAGACAGACGTCAGTAGCCAATTGGGTACTCTTATTTCACCTGTCTCCCTCTTTTTTTCTGATTAGCAAGGGAGAAGGGATCAGTTTCGTCCCAAGTGAGGACCGCAAACGTTGTTTATGTTTACTAGTGTTTTTTCCAACAATTGAAGGATATATAAAGTAGTTAATAGTTACTTCCCTTGTTTTAAAAGGAGTACTTATTGAAGCCGCTAGCCGCGGTTAAATTATGCGGTTTTGGGCTATCAACGATGACATATTTTCTAGAAAGTTCCTCGTTACATTACAAAAGACATCACATACATATACTTTGAGGTTTATTGCTAAAAAACATCAATAGAATATCATGCTTTACTAGAACCTAAATCGGCTCAAAATCATCTAGAATCCCATATAAAAGTAGTTTTCATGCTTGTAGAGCAATCACATACCTTCAATTCACAGGAATTAAAATTCGAATGCTTATTGTcgactattttttatattttggttgaAGTGAATTGAAGACATGGTATGTCTGGCTCTcttatatttaacaattttgATTAAAGTCATAGGATTATTGTTATCAAAAATGTGTAACTAATTGCTGTACTTCTAATGATTgaaaatcttaattattattatttgctgtTGTCCGTTGATCGGTCTTACATGTCCAAAGATCTTTGGATCTTATAAAGGCGATCTTTAAATATGGAACACCCTGAAGACATAACCTAGTTCACATTTCTACCACTAAATGCGTAATTGAACATCGACAAAAGATAGTCACGTAccccattatttatttattatattggccGGACCGCGAAAGAGGTTCAAAAATATGCCCAACTTTTGGACCGCTGTCTCTTTCTTCGTCCCGTTGGCGGTGGAGACAACTGGTTGCTGGAGTGGTGGAACTAAGAGTATCATCCGGGAGTTCCGGACGCCG
It contains:
- the LOC120628963 gene encoding palmitoyltransferase ZDHHC8B isoform X2, with protein sequence MPKCDLKTRYIPATFAWTLLLGTTSLFFYFPCQYYLYKYPWVPAYQGVITFFVLANFTLATFMDPGVIPKAPPDEDREDDFRAPLYRSVEINGITVRMKWCVTCKFYRPPRCSHCSVCNHCIETFDHHCPWVNNCIGRRNYRFFFFFLISLSIHMLSIFGLSLYYIMNNNKTLTQVEPIVSMVIMGIIALLAIPIFGLTGFHMVLVSRGRTTNEQVTGKFTGGYNPFSKGCWSNCCYTQFGPQYPSLVRPSKYIYKGGKKRRDGGVGNAAISTIAADHHAQVKTYTADNGTAHRPLGAHAHYNKLSPGREEHEGELEGPGASQSADCEPTPPPLQRRGSAANLFPPAEPHHHLPPRPHHYPRLSPLSRNTSHGGTTTSGYRVVMEPLRYDTGSNGGARPSPTMQQRIKALGVPTPLAVSSPVRRPYDNDSERSDELARLNP